The nucleotide sequence TATTTTGATCCTGATCAGGGAGACCGCAGCCCAGGAACGCTAAACATTCTTTACCTGATAGAATTTTGCCTGCGGCATGGAATCAGCCATCTTTATCTTGGTTATTGGATCAATAAGGTCAAAGGAATGCAGTACAAAACCGCGTTTAAGCCGTATGAGCTTTTTTTCGATGGCACATGGAAAAGCGTAACCAAATAGAAAAACAGAGCTTATTGCGGATTAATATAATTATTTCAGATCTTTAACTTAACAGCCCTTACGTAAAGTTAACATAATATATATTATGCGACATTATGTGTATTCCATTAAAAATTTCATTGTAATTTTGCAGCGTTCGATTTGCTGCCCCTGATATCCTATGCCCTCCTCCATTTTAACCTGTTATTATCGACCCAAGCCCGGCGGTTTTTGTAAACGACTCTTTCGTGGAATCAACGCGCTGCTTGATCGCGGGCATACAGTTCATTACCTCGCGGTTGTTTCTTTTCCTATCGAACATCCGAATTGCCATTTTCATCGTTTTCCCTGGCCTGAAGCAAAAACTTCAGGCTATGTCTTCTGGGCTGTCTTTCATCTGCTCACTCCCCTCCTGCTTCTCTTTCTTGGATTCAAATATCGAGTGAAGCATTTATTCGCTTTCGGACATACGTACTCCTTATTATTACAGCCAGTTAGGCTGGTGAAAAGTATTCCCTTAATTCTTTTTTTACGAGGCGATATGCTTGAAAAACATCGAACAACAGGAAGATCAAGGTCGCTTGTCAGGCTTGAGCTGTTTCTTGAAGGAGTAGGAATTGCTGGAACTGTAATGTATGGTGTCTCGGAATCTTTAACCAACAGGATTAATGATCGACATCATTTTTTTCGAGCGACAAAATGTGGCATTCTTCGCAATGATATCCCTTCGCACTACACTGTGGACCATAGAAAGGCCTCTTTTCATCTTCCCCTCCGAGCAGCTTGCGTCGGCATGATCGAACCTGGAAAAAATCAGTTTTTCCTCCTTAATGTATTCAAAAAAATGAGTATCGGGCAAATCCAGCTGTATCTTTACGGCACTGGTCCAGACGAGAAGCTTCTGAGGGCGTTCACAGCAAAAGAAAACATGTCGGACCGAGTTTTGTTTAGAGGTTGGGTACAATCGGAGCAAATATGGCCTGAGATTGACCTGTTGCTCATGCCCTCCCGTCACGAAGGAGCACCGAATGCCGTGTTAGAAGCGTTGGCAACGGGCACCCCTGTTTTGGCAAGTGATATTCCAGAGCATCGCGAGATCTTACCGAAAAGCTGTCTGCTCTCCCTTTGTGATGAGGCGGCATGGCAAGAGAGACTCTGTGCAATCTCAGCAAATCCTGAGAAACACCTCTCCCAGATTGCCCGTGAGCAAGAATCCGCATGTATGCAGTTACAATTTGATTGGGACGATAAAATTGTCAGCTCTATTGTAAATTGATAAGGTCCTATTGTTTACAGGAGGATCAATTTTCATCCCCAAAAAATCGTCACATGTTCCGTAATAGGTATTTTGTTGTTTTTCGAGTAATATTCTGTCAAGACACGCCCCACTCCACTCCCTGCAATCGCTCTCTATTGTACAATCAGATTGAGAACGAGTATCATGTGGATACAAGAAGGCAGTTGATCTGCCGCAGAGGAAATTGGACAGGGAGAGGTTAGCATGACCAAACAACATGTGCGCAAATCATTCATACTGGACACCAACGTGATCCTGCATGATTCATCCTGCATCAAACATTTTGACGAACATGATATCATAGTCCCCATTACAGTGCTGGAAGAACTTGACCATTTTAAAAAAGGAAACCAGAGTGTTAACTTCCATGCCCGTGAGTTTGTCCGCTCCCTGGACTGTCTGAGTGCCAACAAGCTGTTCAATGGTGGGGTCTCACTGGGAGAGGGCAAAGGCCGTTTATCCATCAAACTGGAACTGGCCCCACATCCAGAGTTAGTTCACCACTTTCCTGCTTCTGCGAAACCAGACCATCAGATCCTCAATATCTGCTATCATCTGCACAAGGAGGATACATCTCGTTTATTTATCCTGGTCACCAAGGACGTCAATCTGCGGATGAAGGCCAAGGCTGTGGGGTTGATGGCAGAGAACTACATCACTGATCATGTCAAGGATTTAGGGGCGCTGTACACTGGTACCCGTGTTATTAATGACAATCCTTTCGGCCTGATTGATGAGCTGCACACCCGCGAGGAAATTCCAGCAAATGATCTGGATCTGCCCCCGGGGGAACCCTTGACCGCCAATGAGTTCATCATCCTTCGCGAGGCCAACAAGTCTGCCTTGGCAACCTACCATGCCGGAGAGAACAGAGTACACATTATCCATAAACAAAAGGTCTGCGGGATCCTGCCGCGCAATGCGGAACAGACTTTTGCCGTCCATGCCCTGTGTAATCCTGCGGTCCCCTTGGTGACTATCAGCGGTAAAGCCGGAACGGGAAAGACGCTGCTGGCCTTGGCATCGGCCTTGGAGCAGCGAAGGAATTACCGTCAGATCATGCTGGCCCGCCCCGTTGTGCCGCTCTCCAACAAGGACCTTGGTTTTCTTCCTGGAGATATCCAGTCCAAGATCGGTCCCTATATGCAACCGCTCTATGACAATCTGGCCGTCATTCGTAGCCAGTTCCAGAAACAGAGCAAGATGCATCAAAAACTTCATGATCTTCTTGAGGAAAAAAAACTGATCATCGAGCCCCTTGCCTATATCAGGGGCAGAAGCCTGGTCAAGATGTATATCATCATTGATGAGGCCCAGAATCTGACCCCTCATGAAGTCAAGACCATCATTACCCGTGCAGGTGAAGATACCAAGATCGTCTTTACCGGTGATGTTCACCAGATAGATCATCCTTATCTGGACTCCCAGTCCAACGGCCTGAGCTACCTGATTGAAAAAATGCGGGGCCAACACCTGTATTCCCATATAACCCTGCAAAAGGGAGAACGTTCGACCCTGTCTATGTTGGCCAGCGAGTTGCTGTAGTTGAAACGGGGTAAGAAGGCCTTATCTCCCTGTTTGCCGCACGCCCGCTATAAAACCGGCGTTTTTGTCTTCGATGGGGATAAGGCCCTATGAGCAGGGCAAAAAAAGAGCGGTACGGCCTGAAAAATATACCAGGCTTTACCGCTCTTGAACGATCAATGCTGTCTAGGAGCTAAACAGCATCAACAGAACGTCAGTCTTCGTCAGCGTCAGGTGCTTCTTCCTCACCTTCCCCTTCTTCTGCTGTCGCAGCGCTATCCTCTTCTCCGTCCTCTTCTCCCATCTCGGAGGAGGCTTCATCTGTCTCCTCTTCAGCCTCCTCAATAACCTCGTCTGCTGCGTTATCCATAGCATCTTCAGTAGCTTCAATCGCAGCATCCTCAGCTCCATCCACAGACGCTGAAACAGTCAGTGTCGTGCCAAAGCAAAGCAGGCCAGTGGCAACCAACGCAATAATCATTTTAATGGAATTACGCTTCATAATCTTACATACTCCTTAGCAGGAAAAAATCCTGTAAAAAAACGGCATCGGGCTCTCACTTTGACAGCCCCATCACCTTACTCAGGGATTGCCGAAAAAAACAGACGCTGTGTAATGATCGTCATGCACTAACAAGGCATTCTTGATTTACTTATCGGTTTCTTCCTTCTCCTCGTCAGCTTTTGCTCCTTCTTTGGCCTCATCAGCTACTGTCTCTTCCTTCTTGTCCTCAGCAGTTACTTCCTCTTTTTTCTTCTCCCCCATAGCGTTTGCCATAGCCTCACCGGCTTCTTCTTTGGCCTTTGCAACGGCTGAATCTGTTGCACTGCCAACAACTGCCTCTGCGGCATTAGTAATACTTTTAACAACTTCTTGGTCGGACGCAAAGGCCGTCAGGGAGACACCAAGAGAAAACAGGACAGCTATTGCCAGAGAAACAATTCCTTTTACGCTTTTCATGGGTAACAACTCCTTATAAAAATAAAATAGCAACATAAAAACTAGACCTTCACTATGAAAGCCCTTTGATCACCTTACTCAGGCGCTTACCGAAAAAGAAGCCAGAGCCAGCAAGGATTTCTTTCCCGGAAAACAGCTGACTCTATCAGCTGTACCGTTCTGAACACAACGCGTCAATATAGAATATAAAATAAATTTTGTCAGCAAATAACGACATGCGCAACTATTGAATGCGACGATAAAAAATGTTTTTTATAACCTGAAATATCCTCACCTAACCCTATTTTTCAACACATTCCACAGCATCCCGCACATTGCGGAATAAATATACTACAACGTGTCGTAAAGAAGCGTCAATAACTTTCGTGAATTCTTCTCGCCTTGTTGGCAAAATGTAAGGAAGAGCCTAAAACATCCTCTCTGAAGGGAATGGTTTTCTATGGCGTAATAAAAAAGGACGATAACAGCCTGAGCAAAGATCAGCCATTATCGCCCTCGAAAGAAGATAAGCTTAACAACTTGCTATAAAAAGAGAGTTATTTCCGATCTACTTTTCGGTTTCGTCTTTCTTATCGTCATCCTTTGCTTCCTTTTTTTTCTCCTCATCCATAACGTCAACCATAGCTCCGCCAGCCTGTTCCTTGACAGCTTTAACTGCAGATTCTCTTGCACAATCAGCGGCGGCTTCTGCTGCATTAGTAATGCTTTGAATAACCTTGGGATCGGATGCAACAGCTGTCATGGTGATACCGAGTGAAAACAGCACTGCCATTGCCAGAGAAACAATTACTTTTATGTTCTTCATGAGAAAACCCTCCTTGTAAAATAAAATAGCAATACATAAAAACTAAGCTCCCTTCATGAAAGAAAGCCCCCTGATCGCCTTACTCAGGCGGTTGCCGAAAAAAAAGCCAGAGCCAGCAACAATTTTTTTCCGGAAAACAGCTGACTCTATCAGCTGCACCGCTCTAAACATGAGGGCGCAATATAGAATATAAGAATGCTTTTGTCAGTAAATAACGACACGGTCAACTATATAATGTTACGGGAAAAACAACAATGCCATCCAGTATCATATATAGCGACGAATGATATTTGTTACAAGGTGTTGCAAAGGAGCATCAATAACTTTCTGGACTTTCGCTTAAATTCTTTTCGGGAAAACTGTGGCTGCCAAGGCTGCCTCCAGACTTCATCGGAAACCAACATAGCTGCTGCCACCTCAATACTCCTGAAGGCAGCAACCGCACAAAGGGCGGAAAGCTCCATATCCACCCCATAGATTCCCAGGTTTGCATATTCAGTAATTTTGGCTCGGGTTTCCCGGTACGGTGCATCCGTGGTCCAGATCTTTCCGGTCTGGTAGGTCATGTCTGCTGCGGTTAGGATACTGCCAAGTTGTTCGTGCAATTTTGGGGAGGCAGAAATTGTATTTTCTTGATCATCCTGGTAATGTCGGCTGGTCCCTTCTTCAGAAAGAGCATCAGTTGGGAGAAATACATCCAAAGCGTGTAGTCTCTCCTGGAGAGAGCCGCACCAACCATAAAGAATAACCTTTTTCGCACCCAGAGCGATCAACTTCTCCAGGCACATCACCGCCATAGGGGCGCCTACAGCAGGTCCGGCCAAAAACAGTCGATCTGAGTAATAAAGGTTGGAGTGAAAGAGAAAGGAGCGCTGCATCCCGGCCTCTTTGGCATAGGCAGCCAGCACAGGGGCCTCGGTCGGGTTAACTGCCAGGAGGCCTATTTCCGGAAGAGTCGGTTCTCCCCTGCCCCGCTCCGGGTTGATGACACATTCTTGCTTATTCATTCTTCCCGGCTAGAAACTCGTTTAGCCCGCTGCTGCTTCAGCTGCCCCCGTTTCTTTTTACTTTGCAAACGACGTTGCTTGGCATTACGCGAGGGCCTTGTCTTTTTTCGCGTCTTTTGAATATACAAGGCATCGCGTAATAAACTTATAAAGCGTTGGATCACCTCTTCCTGATTGCCTCGCTGGCTACGCTGTCGGTCCCCATCCAATCGCAAGATCCCCTGCTTGTTGAGGCGATTGCCAAGACGATGCTTGAGCAGGGTTTTCTGTTCCTCAGTCAGACTTGGTGAAGCCTCAAGATCAAAGATAAGCGAGACCTTGGTATTGACCTTATTGACATGCTGGCCACCCTTTCCGCTACTGCGTGAGTAGCGGAAAAACAGCTCTGCGGCAGGAATGGTGCAGGATGAGGTTATTCGATAATGATCTTGCTTATCCATATTCTTTCTCTGCCGTTCTCTTTATTTGGGCAGAACAATCTGCTGTTCCCGGTCCAACTTCTTATTCGGCATATAGAGCAAAACCATCTTGCCGATGAGTTGGACCAGGGCAGCACCGCTGTCTTTCGCCAACTGCTCTGCGGCCTCTTTCTTGGGCACTTCACAGTTCTGGCCCAGCTTGACCTTGATCAACTCACGGGTCCGCAGGGCATCAAGCACTGACTGCACCACATTCTCGGAAATCCCTTCTTTTCCCACGTATACGGTGGGGTCGACATGGTGTCCTAAGCCGCGCAGGTATTTATTCTGTTTACTGTTGAGGGTAATCTGCGACTTTTTCTTTTTGTTTGTACTCATATGTATTTGTCTTCCTATATACCAGGAGTTACCCTGGGCTCAGTATATTGACCCTTTCAGGGGTCGATTTTTCAATTTAACGACAAGATAAGTTTGCTGCCCACCGTTGAAACGGTGGGCTATTCTCGATCGACCCTCCGGGGCGGGGGAAACCCGGTAAACAGCGTCCCGGAGGGTCAGCCCGAAAATAGCCCGGTGTTTCAACACCGGGTACGAAAACCGCATGGTATATTTAAATCTCTTGCGACTTCCATTTCACAATCCTTACCAGCTGACTCTGTTCCTCGCTCAAACCCAGCACCTTTTCCAGGATTTCACGGGGGCTGGTACCAGCGGCTCCGTGGGGATGGAGCAGATCCAGCAAGAGCACCCTGCCCTGTTCTGCATCCAGCTCCAAACGCTGAACCAAGGGACGGAGATCAAGCTCACGTTTTTTCTGCTTACGAATCCGCTCAATCACGAATGCATCTGCTGCCAGGAAAGCTTGGCTCGTGACAGTAAGCTGATCAACATCAACCGATTCCGGTAAGGTGCATTGATAGCTGATGATCTGATCTACTGGTGCTTTTTTCCGAATCGCCACGATTTCCTGCACAGCGAGAAAATCCGGCAGGCTGATATTCAGGAGTTCTGCTGTCTTCTGAGGATTCTTGATGGGCGTAGCCAGATCGATATCAAAATACTCGATATAGCTCTCAACCCCGACCGGCAAGGCCGGACTAAAGGAAACCTTGGGCGATGGGTTAAAGCCTTGGGAAAAAAGCATGGGCAGGCCGCTCCGCTGCAAGCCCCGAAAAACCAGTTGCAGGACCTCCAAGTGCCCCAGAAAACGTCCGTCGCCTAAGCGGGCATAATGAACCCGATAACGGAACACTGTTTGTTGTCCCTGCTCGGTCCGTTTCCAGGAGCCTTTTGGGGGCTCAACCTGCTGCTCCATAGCCGGAGACGATTCTTCTTTTTTCTGAATCAGCGGCTTAATGGACTTGAAATCACAAAGCCCGCATTGCTGACAACCCTTGTTGCGGCAATCCGGGGTATAGACCTGATCCAAGGCCTTCTGATATTCCTTTTCAAGAAAAGCACGGTCAACCCCACAATGGAGATGATCCCAAGGCAGCACCTCGTCCTGATTTCTGGGACGCAGATACGAGTCAAGATCCAGCCCGAGCTGCTCCGCAGCCTCCTGCCAACGCTCCAGAAGAAAATGATCTGACCAGCCGTCCAGCCGGGCCCCGGCTTGCCAAGCCGCTTCAATCAAAGAGGCCAGCCGACGATCACCCCTGGAAAAAAGCCCTTCCAAAAAGGATTGATAGGGCTCATGCCATTTTAGGCGGAAGCCTTTACGGGGCAGCTTCCGCTTCAGGAAATCAATCCGTTCCTTGGTCTCGGCAATGGAGAGCTGACCATGCCATTGAAACGGGGTATGGGGCTTAGGAACAAAGGTGGATACCGAAACATTGATCTGGGTTCTGCCGCCCATGGCCTCTTTTTTTGCCCGCATAGCCAGGTCGATAATCGCCTCAAGATCCTCCTGAGTCTCGGTGGGCAGGCCGATCATAAAGTAAAATTTAATCACGTTCCAGCCAGCAGCAAAGGCGTCCCGACAACCAGCCAGCAGATCTTCCTCAGTAATGCCCTTATTAATCACCTCGCGCAGGCGATCCGTGCCCGCTTCCGGCGCAACTGTGAAGCCGCTCTTGCGCACCCGCCTGATCTGCTCAATAACCTCCGGGGTCAGGGTGCCAACCCGCATGGACGGCAGGGCCACCGAGACATGTTCCTCAGCAAATCGGTCCATCAAATCTTTGAGCAACTCAGGAAGGCTGGAATAATCACCGGTGGACAGGGAAAGAAGGGCCAGCTCATCAAACCCGGAGTTATGTATCCCCTCCTCTGCCAGCTGCATGATCTGCTCTCTGCTGCGCTCGCGCACCGGACGGTAAGTCATCCCGGCCTGACAAAAGCGACAGCTCCGGGTACAACCACGGGCGATCTCCACCCCGAGGCGATCATGAATCGGTTTAACGATGGGCACCAAGGGACGGGTCAGCAGTTCCACCGGCGGCAGCTCTGAGACAATGCGGCGGCTGACAGCCGGGTAATCCTTCTTGAGCGGCTCGATAGCGGTCAGCTGGCCATCAGTATACTGAGGCTTAAACAGCGAAGGTACATAGACGCCCTCAATATCAGCGCAGCGTTGCAGGGTTTCGGCACGAGAAAACCCTTGCTCACGGGAAGCACGCAGGGCCCAAATAAGCTCCAGCAGGGCCTCCTCACCATCTCCCAGCACGATCAGATCAAAGAAATCCGCCACCGGCTCCGGGTTCATGGCGCAGGCCCCGCCGCCGATGATCAAAGGGAAGTCCTCACCCCGATCCTCAGAGCGAAAAGGAATTCCGGCCAAGTCCAGCACGGTCAGTATATTGGTGTAGCAAAGCTCATAGGGCAAGGTGAAGCCAATCACGTCGAATTCAGCCAGCGGTCTCCGGGTCTCCAGGGAAAAGATGGGGAGCTTCTGCTGGCGCAGCTGCGCCTCCATATCCACATCCGGGGCATAACAACGCTCTGCGGCCAGGCCGGGTTGACGATTGATGATATGATAAAGGATCTGCAGGCCCTGGTGGGACATACCGATCTCATAGAGATCCGGGAAGACCAAGGCAAAGGAAAGATCAACCTGGCTGTAATCCGGGCGCACGGCATTCAGTTCGCCGCCTATATATCGCCCCGGCTTTTGCACCAGGGGCAGAATGCTATCAAGAGGTACTTTTGTTGTCATGAACTCTTTGGGTAAAATAACGGTCTCTGTGGTTTTGCAAGCGGGCTGGCGCAATCTTCATGCGGGCCGTTGCAGGAAAAAAATGTCGCCTCGC is from Candidatus Electrothrix sp. GW3-4 and encodes:
- a CDS encoding glycosyltransferase family 4 protein, with the translated sequence MLEKHRTTGRSRSLVRLELFLEGVGIAGTVMYGVSESLTNRINDRHHFFRATKCGILRNDIPSHYTVDHRKASFHLPLRAACVGMIEPGKNQFFLLNVFKKMSIGQIQLYLYGTGPDEKLLRAFTAKENMSDRVLFRGWVQSEQIWPEIDLLLMPSRHEGAPNAVLEALATGTPVLASDIPEHREILPKSCLLSLCDEAAWQERLCAISANPEKHLSQIAREQESACMQLQFDWDDKIVSSIVN
- a CDS encoding PhoH family protein → MTKQHVRKSFILDTNVILHDSSCIKHFDEHDIIVPITVLEELDHFKKGNQSVNFHAREFVRSLDCLSANKLFNGGVSLGEGKGRLSIKLELAPHPELVHHFPASAKPDHQILNICYHLHKEDTSRLFILVTKDVNLRMKAKAVGLMAENYITDHVKDLGALYTGTRVINDNPFGLIDELHTREEIPANDLDLPPGEPLTANEFIILREANKSALATYHAGENRVHIIHKQKVCGILPRNAEQTFAVHALCNPAVPLVTISGKAGTGKTLLALASALEQRRNYRQIMLARPVVPLSNKDLGFLPGDIQSKIGPYMQPLYDNLAVIRSQFQKQSKMHQKLHDLLEEKKLIIEPLAYIRGRSLVKMYIIIDEAQNLTPHEVKTIITRAGEDTKIVFTGDVHQIDHPYLDSQSNGLSYLIEKMRGQHLYSHITLQKGERSTLSMLASELL
- a CDS encoding nucleoside phosphorylase is translated as MNKQECVINPERGRGEPTLPEIGLLAVNPTEAPVLAAYAKEAGMQRSFLFHSNLYYSDRLFLAGPAVGAPMAVMCLEKLIALGAKKVILYGWCGSLQERLHALDVFLPTDALSEEGTSRHYQDDQENTISASPKLHEQLGSILTAADMTYQTGKIWTTDAPYRETRAKITEYANLGIYGVDMELSALCAVAAFRSIEVAAAMLVSDEVWRQPWQPQFSRKEFKRKSRKLLMLLCNTL
- the arfB gene encoding alternative ribosome rescue aminoacyl-tRNA hydrolase ArfB, with amino-acid sequence MTSSCTIPAAELFFRYSRSSGKGGQHVNKVNTKVSLIFDLEASPSLTEEQKTLLKHRLGNRLNKQGILRLDGDRQRSQRGNQEEVIQRFISLLRDALYIQKTRKKTRPSRNAKQRRLQSKKKRGQLKQQRAKRVSSREE
- the yhbY gene encoding ribosome assembly RNA-binding protein YhbY: MSTNKKKKSQITLNSKQNKYLRGLGHHVDPTVYVGKEGISENVVQSVLDALRTRELIKVKLGQNCEVPKKEAAEQLAKDSGAALVQLIGKMVLLYMPNKKLDREQQIVLPK
- a CDS encoding TIGR03960 family B12-binding radical SAM protein, translating into MTTKVPLDSILPLVQKPGRYIGGELNAVRPDYSQVDLSFALVFPDLYEIGMSHQGLQILYHIINRQPGLAAERCYAPDVDMEAQLRQQKLPIFSLETRRPLAEFDVIGFTLPYELCYTNILTVLDLAGIPFRSEDRGEDFPLIIGGGACAMNPEPVADFFDLIVLGDGEEALLELIWALRASREQGFSRAETLQRCADIEGVYVPSLFKPQYTDGQLTAIEPLKKDYPAVSRRIVSELPPVELLTRPLVPIVKPIHDRLGVEIARGCTRSCRFCQAGMTYRPVRERSREQIMQLAEEGIHNSGFDELALLSLSTGDYSSLPELLKDLMDRFAEEHVSVALPSMRVGTLTPEVIEQIRRVRKSGFTVAPEAGTDRLREVINKGITEEDLLAGCRDAFAAGWNVIKFYFMIGLPTETQEDLEAIIDLAMRAKKEAMGGRTQINVSVSTFVPKPHTPFQWHGQLSIAETKERIDFLKRKLPRKGFRLKWHEPYQSFLEGLFSRGDRRLASLIEAAWQAGARLDGWSDHFLLERWQEAAEQLGLDLDSYLRPRNQDEVLPWDHLHCGVDRAFLEKEYQKALDQVYTPDCRNKGCQQCGLCDFKSIKPLIQKKEESSPAMEQQVEPPKGSWKRTEQGQQTVFRYRVHYARLGDGRFLGHLEVLQLVFRGLQRSGLPMLFSQGFNPSPKVSFSPALPVGVESYIEYFDIDLATPIKNPQKTAELLNISLPDFLAVQEIVAIRKKAPVDQIISYQCTLPESVDVDQLTVTSQAFLAADAFVIERIRKQKKRELDLRPLVQRLELDAEQGRVLLLDLLHPHGAAGTSPREILEKVLGLSEEQSQLVRIVKWKSQEI